The genomic DNA TGCGGACCGAAAGTGATGCTGAAAGTGCTCGATGAAACGATGCCAATGGACGGATTCATTTCCCTGGAAGAAAGAATGGGCTGCGGTTTTGGAGTATGTTATGCATGTGTATGCGAGACGACAGCAGGCGGCCAGGTTAAAATTTGTACGGACGGTCCCGTATTTGAAAAAGGAGCGGTTGTACTGTGACGGACAGACTAAAAATTCACTTACCCGGTCTTGATTTGAAAAACCCTGTGATGCCGGCTTCAGGTTGCTTTAGTTTCGGTGAGGAGTTTTCACATCTGTATGACCTGTCGGAACTCGGGGCGGTAATGATTAAAGCGGCGACAGATGAATTGCGTCCGGGCAATAAAACGCCGCGTGTCGCAGAAACATCAAGCGGCATGCTGAACGCAATCGGGCTGCAGAATCCGGGTGTGGACCACATTATTGACAATGAACTGAAATTTCTCGAGCAGTTTGACGTACCGGTCATTGCCAATGTTGCCGGTACTAAAATTGAGGATTACGTTGAGGTGGCAAGGAAAATTTCAGCTGCACCGAACGTCAGCGCATTGGAACTGAACATTTCATGTCCGAACGTAAAAGAAGGCGGTATTCAATTTGGTACCGATCCACAAACAGCATACCGTTTAACAGCGGCAGTAAAAGCAGTCAGCGAAAAACCGGTATATGTGAAACTGTCGCCGAACGTAACGAACATAGTGGAAATGGCAGAGAGTGTGGCGAAAGCTGCAGACGGCATTACGATGATTAACACGCTGATCGGCATGCGTCTTGACAACAGCGGACGCCCGATTCTCGCTAATAAAACCGGGGGCTTAAGCGGCCCGGCGATAAAACCTGTGGCGTTGAACATGGTTTACCAGGTAAGAC from Jeotgalicoccus saudimassiliensis includes the following:
- a CDS encoding dihydroorotate dehydrogenase, encoding MTDRLKIHLPGLDLKNPVMPASGCFSFGEEFSHLYDLSELGAVMIKAATDELRPGNKTPRVAETSSGMLNAIGLQNPGVDHIIDNELKFLEQFDVPVIANVAGTKIEDYVEVARKISAAPNVSALELNISCPNVKEGGIQFGTDPQTAYRLTAAVKAVSEKPVYVKLSPNVTNIVEMAESVAKAADGITMINTLIGMRLDNSGRPILANKTGGLSGPAIKPVALNMVYQVRQALPDIPIIGMGGIASVDDVLDFISVGADAVAVGTMNFTNPYICKELIDELAVRAEDMNLNHIHDIKGRAFL